GCTAGTAATAGAAATTTGTATTGGTATAAAGTCTTGATTCTTACCCTTGATAGAGGAGCTCTGTGTGGCGATTGGAAGTGGTGCAACGCTGATTGAAGAGCTTTGTGTAAATTAAGAAGAGGAGACAAATAAACCCACGATGCAATAAAACTGAACGAATTTATGAAAATGGAAAATTTAAGATGTAGAAAATGGCAAAACAATTATGACAGCGTGGATGATGGTGGAGTTCAAGCAATGCCGATTTAAGTAAATGGAGGAGTTGCATCGGTGATGGAAGCACGATCACAAGAAAAAATGACCAGGAACAAGCTATGAAGAACCAGGTGTGGAGAAGAAATTCTGGGACTTAGAGGCGAAATTTTCCTCAATCTATGAATAACGAATTGGCCCCAGGAGGAAGAAATTTTGAGAGAGTCGAGAAGGCAACAGAAACCTCACTGGCGATGGAGAGGGGCTGGCAATGGGGATGACCTGATGACAAGGACAAGGTGGAGAGAAAAATCACAAGAGGAGGGAGAGAACACAAAAGAGCAGTGGGAAGGAAACAGATGAAGTAAGGTCTCTgaggaaataataaaaagtacatTTGATTCTGCTACAGTGCCAGTCATATATGACTTATGGGATAGATTTACTGTGGCTTATATGGTGGATGAATGTAGTTTGACTAATTCAATGTGGCTCAAATGGTGATGATATTAGCTAAACTTATAGCTCCATTGGCATTTCTAAGAGCACTGGCATTTAGGATTGGCGTTTATTCTGCATTTTTAAGAGCATTGACATTAGAAATAGCACTTGCAtcgttattattttataattattataaagatatgtctttataaatatgtaaagatataataaataaaatgaggaCCCAATAATGAAGATATAATGgttataaaataaagataccttacaatcttattttataaaaaatactctccatttaaaatagaattagtaaaaaaatctataaaatatatGGTAGTGTCCGGTttacaaacattttcaaaaaatctcaattatttctaaattaaaGCAAACATCTTTAAACCTCAAATTTCTTATTTCAACTTTTATACTTTCCATCCAACCATTACCCAATCATTATCtacacacaaaaataaataaaaaattttaaaaactataaaacaaaaatctgttaaaaattatattaaaataattttcagttttaaattttacatattcaCTTTCAcaataaaacttatttaaaaaaaattattcttaaacCTGTGTGTAAAGCATACCAAATAAAATGActacatgatataatttaatttagaaaaaaaatttaaaatttgaactttATAAGTCAAATcttgcaatttaaataatgtaaatTGTGTACTCTGTATAccgatttgaaaataaaataattttatttaaaatatatatatatattattcaagtTGGGTTTGTTCAAGCTCATTCTGTTAGGTAATGGAatctgttttaatttgtttagttAATGAACGAACTCGAGTCTCGAGTAAACATCTTAATGAACCGAACTCAAAATTGTTGACAAGTCATTCGGTTTATGAGGTCTGGTCCAGCTACCTTAGGGAATGCAATAAACCGGGTTTAGAATGATATTAGTTATAGGCCCATCTTGAGAACCGGATGGAAAGATGATTGAAGTATCTTTGGGGTACGGCCCAAAGTAACAGTTGTTACTAGTGATGACAATAATTTTGTAACATCATGCATAACAAATATAGGtgattttaaatgaattaaaggaaatcaaagataatattattttgtattttttgttgaattttcaCGTCTGGAAAAGATCGAACTGAACCAAATGACCTCCAATTCataaaagctatatatatatatatatatatatatatattattaagtgGAAAATCTTggtcaatttattttaacattttcttGTATAACatattttgtgaatatattACTGAAAATATCAgccatattttcatttttggcGATAGACTGATAACTACCTACTTCATTTAATAGAGAgttagtaaaaaattataagataattgtaagttaaataaacaataattcaTCTTTTGTCTTTAGTTTCCATGGTGGCGAGAATCTTATACATATAGAAGTACATGTTTTTGGACTATCTACGATCTATCAATTCATTACTTTGGCTCAAAGGATGAGACACGTACAATGGAAATATTATGTcatcaaatataaataatagataaatatttctcatcatctttgtattatatatctacatgtGATTTGTCTTATTTATCTTTCTATTTAGATACACATATTTACACATTaatatgtgtttaaataaaatggtaaaaatgaaaaatcatatgCTGATATGTAATGTAggaatgataagtaaaattttcttttaaatttttgaaataaaaagttataaaaaaaaaaaaaggtgtaatTAACACTAAGACATCCCGAGTGAGCAAATTAAAAGAACATAGTAGCCCTACTCGTACCCATCCCATCCCATCGGCCGGCCAAACCATCCCTCATTCTGAAAACCAATGGAACCCACAACAATGAATTCACTCTGAAATAACTGGAAAGAGATGCAATTGGAAGGATTAAATAAAGAACAGAGAAGTATGGTTAATTATCAGGGATACAACTGTAATTACACTTAGTCATTCAGGGAGATAAGCGGAATAAAAAAGTTTCTAACAAAATCACTTTTCATTCCGGTTCATTTGCGTATGGAAAAATATACTTGCAAGCATAAtagtgcactaatctgtgcactaacTTGATgcgattggtcaaaaagtagattttattgaaaacagtattaatttaaattttaagtatgaatgaatcaatattagtacgcagattagtatgcaactttacttgtatatagcaaaactcttcgcGTATAGTGGCTTTTAAGATataatggatatatatatatatatatatatatatatatatatctttcattAATAGCTGTAACACGAGAGCAAGCGTCGTGATTTGCAGTGAGAAACGTTAACAAGGGTACtctattataaaaaaagttttgaattccCTTCTGATGGCAGTTTCAGTTgaattattagaataaaatattttgatactgTTTTGTTTTGGTGTACCGCTTTGAGattgtttttatataaatatatatatacaaaatatatatatatatatatatattataaaataacatcGATATAATTCTTAATATGCCTTACCAACATGATTATATGAGAAGAggaatgatatttgcagtcatgatTGTGCAAGCGgcatgcagtcgctttgaaaaaagtgaattaatatgagatccacataaaaaaaaattatttttataacttttttttattcattccgtataaCCGTTTGCATCCCGCTTGCATTTGCCGACTACATGTAGCAGTTCTGTATATGAGAAATATAGACTACGTAGCACTATATACTATTGAGTAGCAATGTCAGTCATTCACAATCAAGTCTCAATCCATGGGagcttattttttaaatctaactATAATAGATAGATAAATATTGATTGTATAAAAAATCATCCTAATTTGATTGATATGATCTAGAAAATTACTAtaaattattgttttatgaaaatatattaagagCACTAGATGACAAGTATACaatgtttttcaaaaaaataaaccaaaaagaaagagaaagatcaCTAGAGGACAAGTTTATAAATTTtctcaacaataaaaaaagaaaatctgtttataattttttttaaaaaaatgaaaaataaaataaaaaagaagtgaaCAGTATGTGTGCATAGCAGGATAGACATCACTTATAGGAATGTTCATCCCGGACTGGGTACCTGGGTGTACCCGACCTGAAACCTTGGTTTTAAACCCGAGTTAGGTTTCGACCCGGATACATCCAGTTATGACCAGGTTCAAAACTCGGGTGAATACAAGTTTTTGAAATCCAAAAATCTAGATTGtaaccagtttttttttttttaacaaaaacttatattattaaatttctttcGAGCAGCATATGTTTCATCTAGAAGTCTATAttccattacaaatttttcaatacAAAACGTTGCAAagcatattcttttattttagaaaactaATTACTTTTACacttttaactaaatgcatctaaaaaaagaaatttaatatttatcacattaatgcatgcaaaacataatgcaatcactacttattatattattttatatttatacattacattacaaaatataaaattgtagTATCTGAAATGCAATTACATATCAAAAGTGGATTATATAAAGCTACCAATACATAATGTCTGCttcatgcaatcaatgcacTCCTCCATAGCTGATACATGTGTAATGAGAATTTTCATTTCCATCTCCATTCTCAAATCTCCCACTAGGCAAAGTTGCAGTAGTTTAACTtattataaacaaattaaaaaattatgtaggtTAACTTTTCAAAAACACTGCATGAAGTTGGTGGATCTCTCTACAAATCCTTAAGCTCCTTCAATATTCTCTTTGATGCCattaaaaaaagttcaaaaattttGGACAGTTGAAAGTGGGCATGGTATAAATTCCATTATAAAGTTGCAAGGAAAGAATTATGAGAGATACTCTatgttgatttttcttttccatattgttttttaatttttacctcaACCTGGAAGGCCTAAATTGCACATAGATGGCAGACTCCACAATTAGTCCCTGTTGTTGTATTTTGTGGTGCTTTACTAATTTTGACTtaacatatacatataaatgATTGAAGGTATGAAGACTCGAtctcaaaacaatttttatgaGAGAGGATATAAATGCTACCAAACAGGTGCTAAAAAATGACGCATGGTAATTACTAATGCATACTTCAATGACCTCCATTAGCAAGTATATATGCTATGAACACAGCAAAAAAGGAAAGGGGAAAGAGCAACTATTAACTTATATGCTAGCATGACCCACATGATATTTAGGAAAATAAATGCGAAAAAACAGCTATATCTCAACTGTTAAATGGAACAAATGGAATAAAACGGGTTGATAACTCTAGAGCATAAGCAAAACAAAGATATTGATCTATACAAGAGGCCCACggaaaaacagaacaaaatagATTAATAGACCTATTATACTTTCTAGAAATTAATAgataaacagaataaataaaagtttcacTTACTCTAATGTTTTTTAGCATAATTGGAAAGGCTGTTTCACTGCAGCCTCGGTTTAAGATAAAGCTAGATAatcatcttaaaaaatattaaaaaaataaagttagatatataataaactaagttacataaatattaaaaaaatatttcaaatttcaaacttaccttcaagTTCCATCAACTCTATGTATTCTTCTAACTCTATGACTCCTTATCCAAACCAAAAGCAAAGAGAGAAGTATTTTAATCCAGCGAAGTAGGTTTTTCCCATTGGGCATGTAGAAACCCAGAGATTTACATATATACAAACTTTGACCAtatatatgcaaaaaaaaaaaaaaggcaatatataagaagaaaaacCCCTTGATAAAGtaatttatagttatataaaaaactaaaaaacaactATCTACATAATACTATTTTCGTTAAGAATTTTTGACAAATAGTTGGTAGCTTTTCCATTCCTCTGCAATTTAGCACCCTCAAACAAGCAAAATTTGcaatttaaaatttctcaaaatataaGGTCAAAATATAAGGTCCTTTACCCAGTAATGATTACATCTTAAATGGGGTTGTGGGAGAGGTTAGATACGATACTTTCCTTCAACATTTTTCCATGAAATGAAGAAATTGGCTCATGGTTACATATCTATTAAAGTAacacttacaaaaataaaagcttAATGAATATTCACAAGTTGAAACATAGAAATAAATCAGTCCAGAAACTAATCACATACACCTATTATTTTCACAACTAACTAATAGATATGTAAGACGATAGAGTGAGAGAGACAAGGAGAAAAACTTACTTCGATCGGCGCACAAGGAAGAAGACGACAGAGCGAAACTTCAATCGGCAGAGGAGGTtaggggtgagagagagagagagagagagagaggatgtttGTGAGACTGCATTTGGGACTGGAGTCTAGGTAGTGTGTTTGGGTATTGGAAATTGCTACTACAAGTCGCGACAGTGCGTTTGCCGTTTAATAACTTTAGCCTAGGTTGTTTAAActcgggtaccgggttttacaCCCGGGTTCCGAGTTTAAAACTCAATACCAGGCCCGAGTTCACCCGAGTTTAGAAATGAGGGTTTCGGCCATGACCAAGGCTGAAAACCATAATCGGGAACCCGATTATCGAGGTTCCGGTCTGGGccagatgaacagtcctaattaTTTCTCTCTTAACTTTGAATTTAAAAAGTGATAGACGTAGACCCCACCAATCTGCCATGCCCAAGGCCTAGATTTCCTGTTAGTCATGAATATTGCAGACGAAATACATATTATTTCGGTCGAAACACCAGAATTCAACCGGAGTAGACCAAAATAACTAGAATTTAATCCAAAATGAAATAGTCTACTACACTGTGCTGATTACtatttcaatacaaaaaattTTGACCATTTCAGTcagaacaaaatgaaatttaaaattttgattataaatcaCGAATTCGACGTTTATGCAATATGTATTGCTTATCTAGATCACAGCTATTCATGTAAATATATGCATGCAGCTTAATATGTTACGTACATTGATCAAATGCCTATACAGTTCTAGctagctatttatttttcaaagattaGTGTGTTTTGGATTATAAAAGCTTCACATGATGAAGCAGGTCAAGTAAATTGTAAAGAATTGAACATTGCTGACTTAATTTGTTGTAGTAGTAGTTATATATAATGCTAAATAATTGCAATGAGGTTTAGGAAAAGGCATGGCTTTTTCTACTCGTCTGATGAATTTTCTCCAAACTGTTCATGTTAGGTAGATTAATGCGATGGCCAACTGCTGGGAAAATTAAGCTTATGTTGAACAATCTAATTAGTTCAAATACAAATGGGAGTTCAATTTTCTTTCACTATATAAGTAAccgattatttatttatttaattaatcgaGAAGGAAAAAGTTGAAGACATATTTTTGTCTCAAACCCAATACTACGTACATAGAATTTTCAGGCGGTAACCTTGTACATTTACTCCATTAACACGATGATATCATGAGAACAATAATAATTGCACAGACTGATAAAGTTCCATACATAATTGAACATGGACTGAGCAAAAGCAAAAGTATTGATAGCAAACGACTTGATTCAGACTCGCATATCCTTTCTTCCTTATCTATCTTTATTATTCACTTTCCAAACCTTATCTCATGTTTATATAACAAGTACTACCCCACACGCTGGGAAAACATAGAAAGTGACCACTTTTAAGCTTTGGAGACATTGCTTGTGTCTGTAAACACATCTTCACACTTCACAGTATCAGAATCAAGACTTGGATAAGTCATCCCTGTATTATTTGAAGTCAACCAGGTTCCACTATTCGATTCTGACACGTGCCCGCTGAAAATGTTATTACATCGGCGAGTTTCAGTGATATCAGAAACATGGAATGATAAGACCTCTGTATAGGTTTCCTTGCCGTCGGGATTGACTTTCTCCTTCGCAACGTCTGCTTCCTTCTGCAATTGCAATGCAAAGCTAAGTTTATCCATAACATCGTTCATGGTGGGCCGTTGGCTCCCCTGATCACGCACGCAACTCTCTGCAATATCCACGTATACCTTGAAACAATTTGGAGCTAACTTACCCAACAGATTCAGATCTATGATCTCACCCATGGTCCCATTCTGAATGCATTTTCGGGCCCAGTTGGCCAAATTCCATTGCTCCTCCTCTAGTCTAGGATTCAGTGCTTTTCGGGCACATAATACCTCAAAGAGCACTACGCCAAATGAGTACACGTCTGATTTTTCCGTCAGTTGTCGACGCCTGGCATAATCCGGATCCAAATACCCAAATGTGCCCTTTACCATGGTACTAACCGCCTTGTCATCCTGACCTTCTTTGGACAAACCGAAATCTGAAACCTTGGCCACACAATTCTCGTCCAATAAAATGTTAGTCGTCTTCACATCACGGTGGATGATGGGGTGCTTCAATCCCGTGTGCAAGTAGTTCAGACCACATGCTGCTCCGATGCAAATTTCGAGCCTTTGTATCCACGGGAGGGAATCCTTGTCCGTGTCATAGAGGTGTTCTCGTAGTGTCCCATTGGACATGTAGTCGTAGACAAGGATCATCTCCCTCTCATCGTTGGAGTATCCAATGAGAGAGACGAGGTGGACATGGCGAAGTTGGGAGAGCATCTCAATCTCCTTCCAAAACTCTTTGGGCCCTTGCTTTGACTCTGGGTTCAAACGCTTGATCGCCACGAGCATAGTGCCATCGTCAACGAAACCCCTATATACCTTTCCAAAGCCACCGACGCCTATAACTAATTCTTCATCGAAGTTGCGGGTTGCTGTTTTGATTTCTTCAAGTGAAAATTGGCGGCATAACCCTTCGGGAAGGGATGAGGCTTTTGTCCTCTTTGACTTTCCTTTGTTTTGGTCAGACCAGAACCAGCACTTCGATACTGGATAGTAAGAACCATAACGCTTAGATTTCCGCAGTTTCCAAACAACCACGCAACACAATAGAGTGAGTAAGGCCAAGAATAAGCCTACACTGGTTCCAATGGCAATGAATCTTGTTTTCCTTGAGTTGGATGTCGAACCAGGTTGTTGAGCTGGAGGTGGAGAGGGCAGCAAAGCACTGGAAGGATTGGGTCCGGCTAGGTTGTTATTGCTGTCGCTCAGTTTGAATACTTCTGCCCCATTTAAAATGGCATCATATATTGCATTGGTAGATTTTCCAGGGTGTAGAGCAATAAAGAGTGTACTCTTATCCTGATCAACACGCATCTCTCGGATCATTACTACATAATCCTGAAACACAGGCGTATCCCTTCCATCGCTCCACATAATTACATCAGCCATAGGAGCCGCTGTCTTGTTGTCTATATAGATAATGAATGGCCTTTGGCCGGGCATTGTTATACTGGGTTCGATTTCACAGAAATGAAGCCTGACCAGATAATTGAACCCTGGATCTACGGGTAAACCCCATGTCAAATTAGAAAGCAAGTTCCAAGTTATGTTTGGACCCATCGTAATTGCAGACCGATAAACGTCATCAGGGGCAGTGTCATTTGGTATTGCTGTGTATTTGAGTTCCAAATTTGGCTGACGGGGGATCACACCTCCACTCAACAAGTAAGGGCTGTCTTGGGACCATGCTCTGAACATGCCAGTGTCTCCGTTTGGCGATATTGAGCTCCCACCCATATTGAGTCGATGAATCATCTCGAGTGCCGTGCTGTTTTCTATAAGGAGCTGATCGTGTTGGTCAACATCGAAAGGTCGTCTTTGATTTTCTTCACTGCTATAGTAGAGGTATGTTGGCATGGAGACGATCTCAATTCCATTAACAAAAGCAAAGAATCTGCTAGAAGCAGTActtggcgttggaatgaatgtcaaattcaatttttgatCCTTTTCAACGTTGATGCAGAACTCTTTAGAAAGGGTACGTGTTAATTCCCCCGAGTAATTAGCAAGAATGGAAGCACTGAAGTTTCTAAGCAAGGTGAACTTATTGTTTGCTTTGACGGTAAAAAAGGCTAGAGATTCATCAAAACCAGAGTATGAATCTGCATAAAAGTACAAACGAACAAATTTAGGACCGGAGGTGACAGGAAATACGTAGGTGAATTGGGAATAGGATAAACGGGCAGTCCCGTATGGGACAGGTTCGATAGATGAGTCTTGGCTTTGGGGTTCAGAAGTAACAGATTTCTGGTTACGTTCTTCTATGGGAGCGAATTTGGAGGGCTCCATGTCTCCAATCCATATGCGTTTATCCCCATCCGTTAAGTTGCCAACAGAGCCGCAGTTGAGGGGAATATTATCAACGGCAGTGTAACGAGGAGTAGAATTAGCGATTGAAATATAAGAGAGAAGGAAGAGTAAGAAGACGAGCATAATAGGTTCGAGTATTGAGATGTTCGCCATGGGAGCAAGAGATGATCACACACAAAAGGGCTAGCTCCTTTATATTCTAACTGCATAAACATGACTCACAGCTAACAATGTTGAATTTTCATAGCCACAGCTTCCCCAATTCACTTTTGGTAAAAGTAGACCGAATGGGCGACTTGAAAGCAGTCCTCCATAACTTTATTTGTAATACGAGCTTTTTGTcaaaaagcaaacaaaaaacatataaatttaaaaattaatattattttattcaaaagtTAGGTTTTGCTtggtaaacaaaaattttaatttcaaattcaaaattcacatttcatcattacaacttttccaaattctcatataaaatataataaataatttaactttttcttaactttttcaaatcccaaaacaataataatattaaaatataatattttaatatttcatcttaaattcaaaattttcatctcacttaccAAGCAGAACCGTATCAGAGTAAGTAattttgaaatgattttaaatagttAAGTACGTATTTCTTCCCAcgtataatatcaaatacaaattaatatcgTGATAATTAAATACCTTTTGAAGTAACATCACAATtaagtaatattataaattacacGAGACAAAATATAGTATCAACGGGGAAAATATTACCTGCATGTAATGAGTCTCTAGAAAAAAAGCTGCACATTTATAAACCTTTAGGAAATTTTGaagatttcatatatatatatatatatatataaagaatgaaatatttgccattcctcaaaattaatatattgtgatgaatcctaaaaaaaataagcaaattaaaaacaaagtatattacttccaataaaaaaaaaaatcactaaatatatcttgtttttataaatgaactgattttattaattgtgaTGAATAAACAaatagttcatttttttttttttttttttaactcgtGATGACCTTATTGAATACCATTTTGAGTTGGGCAAAGGAGTGAGCATGAAAGAAATTGAATCGGCTTTATTTTCTACTTGTGTGGgctttttttaacaattaacTATATGTTTTGATGCTAAGAATATGTCAAATTATATGaatttatatgtaaatagtaatgagttaagatatttttgaGTCAGTTTTATATAAGAATATGAGTCTCATTGAAATGTATTTAGATGTATAAAATAATTGagatatatttaactttttataaaaagttaaaaaagtagtaaattttatcaatgattgatttgttgttgtactgatataataattataagaagttgaaaaaatagtaaGCCATGTCTCATTTTAGATGGACATACTTAGATGCATTTGAATGCTGAGTATATATAGTCTAATGTACAAAACTATCTCAAATCACTTTAGCGTCCAAATGCAACCTAATAGTATTTTTGTAGGTTGGTAAAGAAGAGTGTGATGGTTAAAGGAACGATGGTGTGTACATACGCATATAGAGACCCGGCCAGGGTGCGCCACAAGAGTATacacacacccacacacacatatatgtatatatgtatgtttaatGGAACAATCATATTGATCATATTTGttgattaaatttggaaatTACACCAATGATCACTTTAATTAACAAACCACTAAAATCAATCATGTTCTTGCTATTTACAGCACAAAACAGATAATAATGAGAATAAAGGTCAATATTCCCACTACGAAGCACTCATCGAGCATTCAGGAAAAATGATCTCAAGCTTTTTCTACACAAATTTACACGTTTTTTAGCCTGTTTGGTTCCTGATCAGAAAATGTGAGGAAAACTTCAGAgcgaaaaaatcaaaacaaataataattaacCGGCCTCCGCTCTCTACAATGCAATTATCTAGCTTGGTTCCTTAGTTCCTcatccaacaaaactcaaccAAAATATACTTTCCTTCCCACagttttctcagcaaccaaaggACGGAATGGAATGGCAAGAAAGGAAGGGAGGAAAAATGTTAAGCTTAAAAGCCTCGAGTTTCTCAGGCTTAGAATGCAATACCAATTTGTACGAATAGAAAGACTGGGATAAAGACATTTCACAGCCAGCTTTTTGTTTCGTAAATTCTCTTA
This is a stretch of genomic DNA from Carya illinoinensis cultivar Pawnee chromosome 3, C.illinoinensisPawnee_v1, whole genome shotgun sequence. It encodes these proteins:
- the LOC122303058 gene encoding receptor-like protein kinase FERONIA: MANISILEPIMLVFLLFLLSYISIANSTPRYTAVDNIPLNCGSVGNLTDGDKRIWIGDMEPSKFAPIEERNQKSVTSEPQSQDSSIEPVPYGTARLSYSQFTYVFPVTSGPKFVRLYFYADSYSGFDESLAFFTVKANNKFTLLRNFSASILANYSGELTRTLSKEFCINVEKDQKLNLTFIPTPSTASSRFFAFVNGIEIVSMPTYLYYSSEENQRRPFDVDQHDQLLIENSTALEMIHRLNMGGSSISPNGDTGMFRAWSQDSPYLLSGGVIPRQPNLELKYTAIPNDTAPDDVYRSAITMGPNITWNLLSNLTWGLPVDPGFNYLVRLHFCEIEPSITMPGQRPFIIYIDNKTAAPMADVIMWSDGRDTPVFQDYVVMIREMRVDQDKSTLFIALHPGKSTNAIYDAILNGAEVFKLSDSNNNLAGPNPSSALLPSPPPAQQPGSTSNSRKTRFIAIGTSVGLFLALLTLLCCVVVWKLRKSKRYGSYYPVSKCWFWSDQNKGKSKRTKASSLPEGLCRQFSLEEIKTATRNFDEELVIGVGGFGKVYRGFVDDGTMLVAIKRLNPESKQGPKEFWKEIEMLSQLRHVHLVSLIGYSNDEREMILVYDYMSNGTLREHLYDTDKDSLPWIQRLEICIGAACGLNYLHTGLKHPIIHRDVKTTNILLDENCVAKVSDFGLSKEGQDDKAVSTMVKGTFGYLDPDYARRRQLTEKSDVYSFGVVLFEVLCARKALNPRLEEEQWNLANWARKCIQNGTMGEIIDLNLLGKLAPNCFKVYVDIAESCVRDQGSQRPTMNDVMDKLSFALQLQKEADVAKEKVNPDGKETYTEVLSFHVSDITETRRCNNIFSGHVSESNSGTWLTSNNTGMTYPSLDSDTVKCEDVFTDTSNVSKA